ataagaaacttgaaaaatgcagaaaataaattctagccttgtaaaataaaaatactttattatgGAACAGCTTCCCTTTCTCCACAAAAATGATGCTAAGGTCTTGCCCAATAAAAAACTTAGTTTGGGATGCAGGATGGCCAGTTCAACATAAGAAGGCAGCACAGTCTAAGTCAACAGCTTCTAATTTTTGTAACTAACTATGCCCTCTTAAGCTGTTATGCATTTTCTCTGCAGGAACAACTGCCACATAGTATGACTAATATATAACTGCAACTGGTGGGAACAGCTTAGTAGAGAAGTTAGTAGGGAAGCTCAACATAAAAGAACAGAGGCTGACTGAAACACATCTTCTGCCTCAGCCATagaaaaaactcagaaaagCTATATACATGAACCCTTACATGAGAGAACTCTGGTTGTGATGGTATAGCTAAAGATCCAGGAAAGGTGGGGGCACTCTGGGACACTGGGGTTGAAGCCTGTGGCTGAGCAAGAGGTCTTGGAGGGATACAAGGGAAGGCCATCTCCACCAGCATatctcctctctgcttttgcATCAGATCTCTTCCATCTGCAGGGATAGATACATCCATCTGTTCATCTGGtttgaaagagcagaaaaaatattagcaCTAAATTCTTATGTTATATCTCAGTTTTCAACATCATATTAAAAAGATTTGTCTTCAGTGGTGTATTCAACTTTGTAAAATCTTGTCTCCAGCAGCGTTCTTTTtgtaaaggggaaaaaaaacccaaaaaataacACATTCTTACTTTCAAAGGAGGAAGCAAGTGTTTTGTTACAAATTTATATGACTATTTTGCTACAGGTCTAGAACTTCtacaattagaaaaaaataagtgtctgaaacttattttaaaaagcattttttctgaggtatttcttttccttttgctacCTTATTAAAATGCAACTAAATTCAGACCCCAGCTAACAAAATATCTGTTAAAACAGTATTTCACATTCCATGACAGGAATCTCTCAGAAAGGAATATTTGATTTTGTATCATACTAAaaacctgcagggatggataTCTTATCCTTGATGGTAAATGTGTgcttagagaaaatatttaacaacCAACATATTGTATAGAATAATTTCTCTTTAGGCATCACAATTTAGGATACACTCTTGTAGCACATGAAAGGTTTTACAAATATTGTGGAAGTTGTCTATATTAAGGTAAAATAACCTATTATGATGCAATTCTTATCTGTCCTTCCTACTGCCCTAACAGTATAGACTTAATACAGGTTTCTGCCTGTAGCAAGAATGGCTTGTTCCTAAAGAAGATAATTGACAGCAGAAATCTGTATGCTATACAAGCATTTCCTATCTTTCAAATGAAGGGACACTAGTACTAATTTAATTATGATAGCTATGCAGAAAATATCAATAACAGATAGAGAATCCCAAACAACAGAGTCAAAAATACAGATCTCCATCTACCCCTTCACTGTTCTCAGttctactttattctttaaacataattttaacAGACTTTGAAAAGGCTGCAAGCTCTGACTAAACCAGTGCACAAAAACATGACCACAGACAGTATGCAGAAAAACATTACCTTCTGCTTCCCCCTGTTCAGTAGGACTGCTGGGGACAAGGGCATTGGGTCCAAAGGACACAGGAGGAGGGATAACTAGGCCTGAAGAGACACTGCCGATCAAAAGGAAACATGGAAATGAAAACCACACCTCACTAAAAAATGCATTAAGTTCTGCTATCAAACTCCAGCTTACCACAATACAACTCTTCTCATGAAAGACAAGTGTCAGGTGTTCACCCATAAGAGACTAGTGACAGTCATAGCCACCATTAGTTCATTTCATTGCAAAATAAGTCCATGCTCCTCTCATAGTGCAAAATTAAAGGACTGATTGCTTAAAATGAGGCGCAAGTCCTTGAATAATGAAGAGAGTAGGGGGAATGCACTACTGCAACAAAATTCTTGAAAGAGCTTGGGGATTTTTCGCTTACGTGGAATCACCCTCCTGTACAAGGAATGcctgcccagagagctgcaggactTGCAGACTGTGGGCAGGGGTGCATGCCAGAGAACTCCCCTCTTCCGCCCTGGTTTTCAGACAGCCACTCCCTGCAGTTGCtttgaacaaaagaaaacaaagatagAAATACAGTCAAAAAGTGATTAGAAAATTCTGAGGAATTAAGGAATTAAGGCTACTGCACAGCTCCTTTTTCGATAGACAACGACAAGCTGATCTTCAGAGCTGGCGAAGGACTGCACATGACAGTTCAGTATGTGAAATGTGAGCACAAAATAGTTCATATGAAAAAGATAAATCCGAATAGATTTTAGACTGTACAAGTCTTCCTACctgggaattttaaaaaaatccccaatgGCTCCAATATCAGCACCCGTGATCCAGCACTAGAATACAAATATAGGCAAGGTTCTTGTAAGAAAAGACACCTTGCACTGACCACTGACTCAATGTGAGGAGAAGGTTGTTATTGACTCTTCTGGATACAGAAGGTTCATTCACAAGATCAGGCTAGAACAGACACCACTGGGCAGAAGTTTGCCAACACTCTTATCCACACTGGTGTGTCATTACAACGGCAGAGCATCATTAGTTTCGGAAAAGGGTAAaagttgggttttggttttgctcttcAAGGGgcacagaaataaaggaaattaaatatcTTTAACAAGCCAGTAACCATTCTAATGGGAAGTGATGTTTAGATATTGTTCCATACTATAGTGAATGAGGCTGTGGCCTTTCATTTCCAAAGTGTTCTCAATTTTAGCAGaatttacatgaaaaatattcacaGCACTCTAGAACCCAAACACTTAATGTTTGTGAAGATCAAGTAGGTATGATATTTATAAATATCTCTGGGATGGACATTTTGGTTCTGCTCGTCTGTTGTTACCTGTTGCATGATTCTCAGGAAACATCTCTTCCTGTGTTGACAAGATATCTGACTCCTCATGACCAGAGCCAAGGGATTCCTCAGTTTTACTGGCACCACTGACAGGCGTTTCCTTTCTGGTATGctcttctgcttcctgcagagtTCTGAAAATGCAAGACCCAGTCTTTGACCTGAGAAATTCAAAATGTGAAGACCGCAACATTGTAAAGAAAATCTATCAGTAACAGCTAGAAGGCATTCACTCAGGTataacacagggaaaaaaaggagagaagaaagaaaaccagcttCTCCTGACATAATAACATTTTTATCCTTCATAAGTTATACTTTCAGAAtagttttttacattttcaacCAGTCTAAGCAATGCTTAAATGGAACGCAGATGTTCGATTGACTTCTATTCAATGAAGATTCTCGGAATTTCATTTCACCTCTTTAACATTATTTTGTGGCAAAATACGATAATACACGATGCTAAATAATAATACAATAATACATGAGTTCAAAATTATAGAAATTTTAGGCCAGAGAGAATAAATACTATTCAACAAACTGAAGTTTCACACTTAAAAATAGTTAAAACAAAGCTTACAGTATCAAATACACAAAAGCATCCTGGAATACCCACCACTTAGCCTCCATATTTCTCCTGTGCAGCCAAAGTTCACACTACAGTGATTAAGCTATTTCAAGATAACTTCTGTGACTCAAAATGAATTATCAATTCTAGTATATTCCAGTCATAGCATTTTAGGAAAATTACTGGCATATTTTATTATGCCATGAACTTgcccttaaaaacaaacctatcaatttctttgtgtttaggAGTTTGACATCACATCTTTTTTCACCAAGGAATACTGAGAGTACTCCTTAGTCAGCACTGCTACAAAAAGGCCTCAACAGTATGTCATCTTTCCCTTTACCTTTCTCTTTTGCCTTAAACCCTCTTCCAAATCTAAAAATctagtaaaaaaataaacaaatcactTTCCAGAATGCCCACAAACTGTCGCAGCATATATTGCACTTGAGACAGCCACAATACACAGCATATCCTCACACAATTTCAGAAAGTTTCTACCCATACCAAGTAGCAGCATaccacttcagaaggcttcaagTATCTGCCCTTCTTATTCTTTAGCACAACCTTTTATACCCCTGATGTTCATGCATGGCACCTGTAtgccctctgttcccttggGTGGTTGCTCAGCACGCCTGGGCACTCCATGTctcactgctgtcagtgctgctcacctgcttctcACAGCCGTACCCACCGGGGATGAGgcttggctgcagctccactccactcccaattaccacaaactgtgtgcctacagcAAACAACCCACAGAAAAGACAGACTGTTTTACCTTTCAGACTTCTCTGCCTGGCTTTCCAAAGCAGTATGTGCTTCTGTGCCAGAGTCAGTTTCTGTGTTGTCCGCACAAAATTCTAGGaagagagataaaagaaaaatacctgtaTTAATatacaaataagaaaatgtAGATCTAATTTACACAAACACCAAGGTAAGacttacatttaaaaaaaataattttgaactaCCTATGAtaaccagaaggaaaaaaaacccaacaggaTGAGGTTTTTACCAGGAAGGGAATTCAGTATCAGATTCTCTAAATATTTTGGAAACCAATTAGGAAAGAGAAGTGCAAGAATCAATGATAGCACTTGCACAGgtacaagaaaacaaattaattagtCCAAAGGAAAGAGGGGGCAAAATTTGCCCCCTAGTGAGCTGTGAACTCATTTTTGGAAACTACTAACACCGTATTGCCTGTCAAAAAACCCTaacatttataatttaaataaactaGATAGAATCTACACAGCAGCAAGAAGACATCTATGATCATTTTCACTTACCATATTTAGACTCATTCTTAACAAGTCTGGAAGAAAGGACAGCGGGTCCAGAGTGGAGCTGATGCCTGGCACCTTCCTCACTGGGCACCAAGTCACTCTCAAAGTCCTGGCTCTGTGACAGCTCTAGAACTCCAAACTGGAGCTGTGACATGCCTGTATCTAACATCAGACATCCATTACAAACATAcacaccaaaaagaaaaaatcaagagCCATCTATCACTTTTACAAGGGCAAAAGATATACCCTCTAACATGCAAAGTATTTAGGCTATTGCTGAAACTCTGAATGAACTAACTGATCTGATCGCATTGTATAATTAAAATATGGTATCAGAACAGGTACAGTGGCCATTAACTCAAAAATCTGTGTTAATCAGCAAGGGCTTATGTAATACCATTAGGAACTGCAGCAGACTTTCATTCCATGAATAGAAAATAATCTTGATAATACACAGCCTGTGTCTGAAAATCCTCTGATGACAACGACCATTAAGCCAGTTCATAATAAGGCTCCATTTCCTAATGATCACAATGCATCCCTGCTTCTTCTAAACCACCTTCAATCTTCAAAGATCCACTCTAACAATAATAAACCAaccttcttttgttttgttttgttttttttttttcaaacaccaAAGCATACAAATAAACTTTCAGAAAAGGATACCAATTTCTGACCTATTATTACCTGCACAATTACCCCTGGTGAGACAAGTGCGTCAGCTCAACTGAAAAACTGCATTGACGGTTGATCCGAttccaaaacccaaaaaaccgACCTGAAATGGGGAAGTTACCTTCTACACACGGCGAAGAAGCACAGTCCTCAACATCACCTTCACTTCGTTCCCCGGCCTTTCCAAGGGCACTGCAACAGAGAGACTCGCTAACATCGCGCAGGGGTTCCTGCAGGCCGCCTTCGCGCGGCTCGTTCTGAGGGGGTCACTTGGCGCCGACCAGGCGCTCCAAGCCCTCCGCCCCGCACGTCCCTGCCGGGCCGAGCACGGCCGCTACAGCAGCGAGCCCGCCTACTCGGCCTGTCCTCAACACGAGAGAGATTTCAGCAGGCCAGAGAGGCGGCGGCCGAGAGCCGCCATCTGGCCCACGCCACGTACCTGCTCTCCCGGTCGGGCGCTGGAGACTCCTCCGCTGCGCAGCCCCGCGGTCCAGAGGCGCTCGGGTGGGCCGGGTTTTCCATGGGCTCTGCAAGCACAGCGCCGTCAGCGCGACCGCGGTACCCGGACCCACCGTGACCCCGCGCCCCGCCCTTACCTGCGAGTCGCCCCCGCGGCGCGCGGCTGCCGGCGGGACCGCGGACGATGTCCTGCAAGAGAGAGGCGGGGGCCGCGTCAGAgccaggccgggccgggcaAGGCCGTGTGGCGCTGCCCCCACGCCAGACGCTCACCAGCACGGGACTCGGGCTCCGACGGGCCGGCAGCCGGCGGGCCAGCGCGCCGAGCCAAGCCCGCTCCGCGTCCGCCTCCGCGCCCTGAGGCTGCGAGTCCTCCACGATGAGGAGGGGTGTGTCCTGCTGCGAGAATCCAGGGTCCAGCTGGCTGCTCCCGCCGCGCTCCATGCAGGACGGCGCAggctgcggggccgggccgggccctaCGCCGCCCAACCCAGCCGCACTTcccgccgccgccatcttgcCGCGCGCCGATTGGAGCGCGCGacccgcccgccccgcgccgtTACCGCGGAGACGGGGGGCGCGGCCCGGCGGGACGGAAGCGAGAGCGCCCcggggccgcgccgcccgcTCGGACTCGCCGCCCGGGCTCAGGGGACACAAAGAGCCTCGCCTCCTCCGTCCGCGGAGCTTGCTCGAGGACGAACGCATCGACCTGTCGCAGGCGGCGGGCCAGGGAGCGTCGGAGGTCCGGACCGGGTGCCGGATTCGGGCCGGGAAGTGTCCGCACGGGGCCCTCCCGATCCCCTCTTCTTCTGAGGTACAAAACAGCCCCGTGCTCGGGCTCCCGCACAGACCGAGCATCGCGCACCCCGAACAGCCACCATCGGGTACGTGCTTTCTTGGATATCACAGGAGAGTGTAGTCCTATTAATTTCCCTGTGTTTCTATGACTAAGCCGTTATCGAAAAAGCCGCGCGCATAATTGTGACTGTATCGTTGTCTTTCCAGCATTCACCTTCTTGCCTAAAAAACAGTTTGTTTGAATAGCATAATTTAAATCTACTTTTGCAagttctgtttttttatttctactccTCTCTATATTTTATAGATGAGAattctgtatattttatttaaaaatctgttgtagaaccaaaaccacagaatcGGAAAAAATGGTACCTGGCCTGAAAGAAACTCTTATTATGCAACGTTATAGATAAAAAGTTGTACATAGCGAAACACTGTAAATACGAGTATGTTACAAATTTTGTGTGTAAAGTGAAATCCAAGTTTGCACATACATGTTAAAAACATTAGAAACGCTACAAATATTTGCAATTGCTACACAGGAGGGATGCTTTAGTGGCTGATTGTTCAAATCCCAGAAGATGCTCCTTTGTGTATTAGAAGATAATCCAGCATGTATATTAAACAGTATTATtgaaatggggtttttttagaaatgtAACAGTTACCTTACAAAATTCACAGCAGATAATGAAGACTAGAAACTGCAAACGTGCCAGTCACTTTCTCAAAATTCCTTTCAAATTCTTGAAAACTTTTATAACAAATCCTCAGACAAATTAGGTTTGTATCTGGAAGACAAGGAGGGGAGTTAACAGCCGACACAGATCTCAAAAGACAAGGTGTAAACGTTGTTCTGATACCTTATGTCAGAGCAACAGGACGTAAGTGGCAGAATAACAACTTTACTAAAGTAAGTTGTATCTATATGGGGTTCTCATAAGCAAACTAGGGAAGCATAGAGGTGATGAAGTTTCAATAAGGTAAGGAAAAAACTTGTTTGGTATTAATCCTCAGAAAGTAATAATCCTCAGTTCAAAACAAGTACATTTAAGTGAGGGTTCAAACATTAGCGTGCTGTTCCTAGTCAACTGTTTTCTTTAATCACTTTGGTCACAAAAATAGTACACTTATTAATCCACAAGCAATTTGAAATTGAGAGCTTTTAGAAGTACTAGAAggaagttttttaaaatggtcTGGAAAATGGACAAAGTATATAATGCAGGTAAGAACAATGTTATATAAAATTAAGTAATTGACTAAATAACTGACTGCACAAATTCAGgagggggctgctgggctgtatGGTATTTCTGCAGAATAAAGCAATGGGGGCCATAGTGCCTCACAAACTGAGTCATTGTCATTCTgctgccacaaaaaaaaaaaggagcaaacagTAAGCATTATACTTGAGTGTAGTATGCAGACCTTAGATGCATGAAGTAATTCTTTTACTCTTCATTGGCACGGCCTAAGCTAAGCCCTGCATCTATGAGAAGATGGCAAAAGATTTGGCTATGATAATATTCTCCAGATAGAAAAAAAGTTGATGgcaaataatttgtttctcaATAATATGCACAGTTTAAAGGACAACTGAATTTCCTTTCATGAACTGCAAGTAGGTGTAAATTAAAGACTAAACAGAAATAAgtaaaaatgtttgaaaagtaAGCCTAAAGAAGTTCTAAAAATTATGCCATTTCTGACATTTaagttggggattttttaaacaACTGGGTATATTTGATCTTGGTCTGAAATGGGAAGTTGGACTACATTATCTCAAGAATCTCCTCTCAGTCTTGTTTTTATTGCAGTTCAATACTTTTATATGAATCAGAATAGGACAAAATTGAAAACTCAGTCCAGGTGGTCAAATTTGTAAAAGCCAAATCTGTATGTGTTTTGAAGCTGACTGGCTGTTATTTGTGTCAAATTTGTAATCCCACTTTTTCCAGCTTTATTATGCTATGAAAATAAATGCTCTGCTTTCTTTATAATATACATGTCttcatttaagtatttttccTCAGCTGACAGATTGCCTTTTTTCTGAGTCTAATTATAAACTACTAAGATGGCTACCGTtgtctaagaaaataaaagagcaaaatgaatctttgcttccttttgctTCAAACAAAACATGTCCAACACCAGACTTCCAATGAATGAAGGTATGGTGACTGATTCTTCATATTTAGAGGATTTTTACAAATTCTTGTATCTTACAGAATTTGCAATAGCAGGCTGACACTGTAGTTGATTTTCATCCAAAAGCTCCTTTCCAATGCAGACCACTAATTATGGGAGCCAATAAGCAGGACTGCTATTCCTCATTCTCATTACTCACACTTTGAATCTGGTTCTCCATGTCCCAATGCAGCCCTAAGCCTCATCTTCAAAACTGGATGGTATTCCTAGAAAAAAGACCAAATTCCAGATCCTGATttctgtggatgccatgggacagagagagaaaccacaagcgtttctcacagcagcttgtgagaaGTTTTAGAGAGCTAGAAAGATATGATAACTTGTTGACTGTAAGCAATTTGCAGGTAGTGttcttttactttatttttctgttcctctcgAGGACAGTGcgtgagaaagatgtttctgttagttagccaGTAGAATAGAATCTATCgtaccactctataaaaaccgTGTGGTTCCTTTGAATAAAGCCTTTGTCTTTCTACGATCCTGCCTCTCGCCTGTTCCTGCCCCAACCTCGGCGCAAGAGTGACAGATTTCAAATGAGAATTAGTTACAACAAATAAAGATATCCAGCAAGATAGCTAAGCTTACTAAAAGACTAAGGATGCTACTTATATTTTGAAAACTAGCTTTATGTCTTGTGCCGTGTATTGCACTTATTGTGATGCAGACGCATTTAGAAGCTACCCGGCCAATTTCCGTATGCACTATTCTCTGCGCCATGACTTTGGGAACAAATAGCGCCTGGCATTCACCGCTCTCGCGGCCATGAGTCCGGCCCGGCGTGCTGCCGACGGGCGAGTCACCACGAGCCGCCGGCACGGCACCCACGTCCCCGGGGGGAGCTGAAGCGACCGCCGCCTTCCGCACTTGCTCCCGGACTGCGCCGGTCACGGCGCGGAGCTCCTCGGAGCGTCCCGTCCCGCTCCGCCGGGGCGCCCCGAGCGCAGCGGCCACGGCCCCGACGTTCCCAGAGTCGCCGCGGCCGGGACTGTCCAGACGGGGCTTGCGGCGCCCCAGCGCTCGCGGGCCCCGCCGCGGGGCTGCCCGCTCTCCCTACGGCACTCCGCGGGGAAATCGAACTCGGGTGATGAAGACGGCGGCGGCCACGCCCGAATCGACGAAAACGGACGCAGCTCTGCCGTCAACAGGCTGGCGCCGCCGGCGGGACCGGCCGGCCTCCCGCCCCGCCCCACCCCTCCCTGGCACCGCCCCTCCTGGTACCGCCCCTCCTGGCACCGCCCCTGCCGGCACCGCCGCCGCACCGCCCTTCGCACCGCCCCGGTACCGCCCCCAGCACCGCCCCTCGCACTGCCCCGGTACCGCCCCCAGCACCGCCCTCCGCTCCGCCCCTGACACCGCCCCCGGTACCGCCCCCGGTACCGCCCCCGGTACCGCCCCCGGTACCGCCCCCGGTACCGCCCCCGGGCGGTCCTGCCCCCTCCGGCAAGGGCTCTTACCGCTACCGCAGGGCATGTGTGTCTTTAGTCTGCGGAAGGCTGACCACACGAAAGCGTTCACCACATGAATGCCACAACGAGAACGCTCAGATATTCGATCATGCCAGGCGGGGCTGCGATCGCCAGaccaaattaatttctcaagCGTTCGCTTCATTTACGTGCACATCACTTTCTCTGAACAGTAGCAACCTTGTCAATCGCACAAAATGCACTATGAAATACTGCAATTAAGTTATTTCATTACAACCCGGAATCGTGCAGTTTGTTTGCAcctttttctggagaaatgtTGAAATCAGTGCTTGACTTTACTGAGCAGGAGAAGTTGTGAAAGACATGCAGAATTATGGTAGAAAGTGTGGCATTATCATTTCTTTGCCCTGTTCAGTAAGGCTGCAGGCAACCTACACGGATGGTTTAGTCTGCAAAAAAATGTCAGTAATGTTCGATTTTTCAGACTTGTACTTTGCCTTACGATTTCAGCTATACTATTTTGACTTTAGTTATGTGGAAAGATGAAACAAAGAGGTACAGATTCTCGCCAGTTTGTATTCAATATTTAATGGATCAAAAAATCACCTTGGCTTCAAAGAAGGACTGCCATAAAAGTACGAATTAGTACCTTTCAATGCCTGATAAACATGTCTTTTAATTCCAAAGACCTCAGTTACTTGACACAATGACTATACCTGATAATTTCATCTGCCCTCATATCCTGGCCTTGATCAGTGCTTTGTTCCAAATTGTACAGGAGATAGTATCTTGCCACACCTTCTGTAAGACAAAAAATGGGAGGAATAGGAGTACTACTCTGATTACCCGTGGGATTAAATAGAAGCAAAAATGTGGTTTGGTCAAACTGAAAGGCTTAGCCCTCTGTTTCTCTATCTTACAATACATTCTGGAAGTGTCAGTATGTATTGTAAAACAACCATAAGACGCCATCTGTACATAAAAGCACTATCAGTGCTGGGTTCTTCTGCTCCATGTAGGGATGGCTGTGTTCACCACAGGAGAGATCAAGACCTGAACAAAGTCCCTTTAGGTAGTCACCtaatttttctctgcttattAGAAATGTCAGGGCCAAAATGATATACATTTCACCACCATTAAAGGCATTATCCTCACTTGGGTACTGTCACAGGTCTCTGATTCCCTGAAGTACTTTTATCCACTTGGAAATTTTTAGCTGGCAAGCACAGGAAGTAATCATTCCAGGCTGAAGGACTGAGGAATTGAAATAGTGTAGATTGTTCTTCTCACAATATTATGAAAATCCTTTTTACACTATTTTGATCCTACTTTCTAAATCTCCTTTTATAAAGGTCGTTTACCTATGACTTGTTGTCCTTCAGTCTGAAGCAATCCTTTAGTATGCTTTCGCTGCTCTCCTTCTGTGGTGTGTGTCAGGACCTCTAATATCTACATTCAGCACAGTCAGCTTTTGATTTTCATGGGGGTGCCAGCTACTGCTGCAGTGCATGAAACCAGAAGCTTACACCATAATTTCTATACAGGTCTATTATATGGTTGTGGAGTGTGAATTTACAGGGGAAAGGAAGAACTCAGTAAACTGGAAATACCTAATTTCACTGTCTCGTGCAGTGCACACACGCTCAGGATACAAGCCTTTTCTACTGCAATTCTACCATGACCACAGATATCTCTGAGTCACATtagaaagcaacagaaatacCATCATTCTATTAATTGATGGTACAGTAGAAGAATGTAAATGGATCACATCACCAGAATGAGTGTTTTAATTGTAAAGTCTTCCCCAGAGCTTCTAGTCTGTGTTTGGATATTCTTTTTAAGCTTTCACTCCAGTTTGCATGTCTCCTGTTTCATTTCTCCTTGGCAGAAAGCCAGCTGGAAGAGCATCTCTGCA
The DNA window shown above is from Serinus canaria isolate serCan28SL12 chromosome 10, serCan2020, whole genome shotgun sequence and carries:
- the LOC115484158 gene encoding uncharacterized protein LOC115484158: MQDGAGCGAGPGPTPPNPAALPAAAILPRADWSARPARPAPLPRRRGARPGGTEARAPRGRAARSDSPPGLRGHKEPRLLRPRSLLEDERIDLSQAAGQGASEVRTGCRIRAGKCPHGALPIPSSSEVQNSPVLGLPHRPSIAHPEQPPSESQLEEHLCTAVKSCGSGKLPCQKQAASTKTESPENRSSSCQNCEQQGLVPEDMASLVTPDSKNSCLHHGLPVQLTSALHWQLAKLRLFL